The following are encoded together in the Salvelinus fontinalis isolate EN_2023a chromosome 38, ASM2944872v1, whole genome shotgun sequence genome:
- the LOC129837646 gene encoding DENN domain-containing protein 3-like — protein sequence MKAMTDNPRRPTMQEMARKYSSDPEKRLNKRLGMSLPNLGEERHLNLLRQTSLKKIIIPDSAFKIPPKPVKIFKLPEFPPPMVHHHVQNYYGELIILLGKAILCVPENSTLLARYFYLRGFMNTLCSKRLDALSDFQNLYKTDIEIFPADLVKALVDSLQKDERSQVDRRPELMRLIFKVKTDNEMVLVQADDHVKKFQLPKTHMLQEDFVKCIQESGIVKDVATIHRLFEALTVGQQKQIDPEVFRVFYTFWKETEVEAQDVHLPAEVIEHLDNNECVYKLSCSIKTNQGVGKIAMTQKRLFLLTDGRPGFIEITKFRDIKEVKISFAPFLLLKIPSLKIKCSLRKEVFEANLKSACDLWNLMVREMWAGRTMADDHKDPQYMQQALTNVLLMDAVVGCLQSQKAVFAASKLAYFDRVKREVSMMVPKTTSETLKHKINPSLDLPAPQTVHVLLYTPGQLSYSEADGDGNPKLWCALSGGRVVVFDAASWSMQQNCVQVGSSQLNCMLGLDQDQVWIGSQDSIIYIIDTRSMSCNKQLTEHRHEVMDFALEESDKMSQTYSCSADGTVILWDLSTLKVKKQFQLACDWLMSIQLFNGTLWCCARDGIVELRKDGTPHRKMTLPEDLRSMPTEFSSLILFVERGQLWTSCSDSDELCLWHCKDLTKPFLRVQLQNCTGVNCMIKVKNQIWVGCSGPSPDQCRVSGKIYIVDTESHSVEKELMAHTDSVQALCSAEGRYVLSGSACQDGKIAIWKVE from the exons CCAGAATTTCCTCCTCCCATGGTGCACCACCATGTCCAGAACTACTATGGAGAGTTGATCATACTACTGGGGAAGGCCATCCTCTGTGTTCCTGAGAACTCCACACTCCTGGCCAG GTACTTCTACCTCCGCGGCTTCATGAACACGCTGTGTTCCAAGCGTCTTGACGCCCTCAGCGACTTCCAGAACCTCTACAAGACGGACATCGAGATCTTCCCCGCCGACCTGGTGAAGGCGCTAGTGGACTCGCTGCAGAAGGACGAGCGCTCCCAGGTGGACCGGCGGCCAGAGCTCATGCGGCTCATTTTCAAGGTGAAGACAGACAACGAGATGGTGCTGGTCCAAGCTGACGACCACGTGAAGAAGTTCCAGCTCCCTAAGACCCACATGCTGCAGGAGGACTTTGTGAAGTGCATCCAGGAGTCTGGGATTGTGAAAGACGTCGCCACCATCCATAGGCTGTTTGAGGCTCTCACTGTGG GGCAACAGAAGCAGATTGACCCAGAGGTGTTCCGTGTGTTCTACACCTTCTGGAAGGAGACGGAGGTGGAGGCCCAGGACGTTCACCTGCCAGCTGAGGTCATAGAGCACCTTGACAACAACGAGTGTGTCTACAAGCTGTCCTGCTCCATCAAAACCAACCAGGGAGTGGGTAAGATCGCCATGACACAGAAGAGGCTCTTCCTGCTCACTGACGGGAGGCCTGGGTTTATCGAGATCACCAAGTTCAGAGACATAAAG GAGGTGAAAATCTCCTTTGCTCCTTTCCTGCTGTTGAAGATCCCGTCTCTGAAGATCAAGTGCAGTCTGAGGAAGGAGGTGTTTGAGGCCAACCTGAAGTCTGCGTGTGACCTGTGGAATCTCATGGTCAGAGAGATGTGGGCTGGGAGGACGATGGCAGACGACCACAAG GATCCTCAGTACATGCAGCAGGCTTTGACTAACGTCTTGCTCATGGATGCTGTGGTTGGGTGCCTTCAGAGCCAGAAGGCCGTATTTGCCGCTTCCAAACTGGCATACTTTGACAGAGTGAAGCGTGAAG TTTCTATGATGGTTCCAAAGACAACATCGGAGACGTTGAAACACAAGATCAATCCATCACTAGACCTCCCAGCTCCACAGACTGTACACGTCTTACTCTACACACCAG GCCAGTTGAGTTACTCGGAGGCAGACGGAGATGGGAACCCCAAGCTGTGGTGTGCCCTCAGTGGTGGGAGGGTGGTTGTGTTTGATGCAGCCAGCTGGTCCATGCAGCAGAACTGTGTTCAAGTGGGATCCTCCCAACTG AACTGCATGCTGGGATTGGACCAGGATCAAGTATGGATTGGCTCTCAGGATTCCATCATTTACATAATTGACACTCGCAGCATGTCCTGCAATAAGCAGCTGACAGAGCACAGGCATGAGGTTATGGACTTTGCCCTGGAGGAGAGTGACAAGATGAG ccAGACATACTCCTGTAGTGCCGATGGAACAGTCATTCTGTGGGACCTCTCAACGCTAAAAGTGAAAAAGCAGTTTCAACTGGCCTGTGATTGGCTTATGTCCATTCAGCTCTTCAATGGAACACTGTGGTGCT GTGCCAGAGACGGCATCGTTGAGCTGAGGAAGGACGGAACCCCACATCGTAAGATGACACTTCCTGAGGATCTACGGAGCATGCCCACTGAGTTCAGCAGCCTCATCCTCTTCGTAGAG AGGGGGCAGTTGTGGACGAGCTGTTCTGATTCTGACGAGCTCTGTCTCTGGCACTGTAAAGACCTGACCAAGCCTTTCCTGAGGGTGCAGCTGCAGAACTGTACAGGGGTCAACTGTATGATCAAGGTTAAGAATCAG ATCTGGGTTGGCTGCAGCGGGCCGAGCCCTGACCAATGCAGGGTGAGTGGGAAGATCTACATAGTGGACACAGAGAGCCACAGTGTAGAGAAAGAGCTGAtggcccacacagacagtgtccaGGCACTGTGCTCTGCAGAGGGCCGCTATGTACTCAGCGGCTCCGCCTGCCAGGATGGCAAAATCGCCATTTGGAAGGTTGAGTAG